Proteins encoded by one window of Cyanobacteriota bacterium:
- a CDS encoding circadian clock protein KaiA, with amino-acid sequence MRPHISICILTNSETLSQSLKQLLDQRTVDTLQSYRYTVTNFKSVIDFSHFLMEENQQVDCLILEAGPSAIDVIQYLREQSIFLPTVVIVPEQPQAPVTDPYHEAMVQLSTSHLNQVADYIDRAIAQFLQLSPTANDPIPNPVKDSLLQQQRQLAEKLKERLGYLGVYYKRDPRNFLRHLPVDEQHKLLNQLKQAYREIVLTYFSEANSVLNQKIDALVNTAFFADVSVSRLMEIHMDLMDEFSKQLKLEGRSEEVLLDYRLTLIDIIAHLCEMYRRSIPRES; translated from the coding sequence TTGCGTCCTCACATTTCCATTTGTATTCTGACTAACTCAGAAACATTGTCTCAGTCCCTGAAGCAACTGTTAGATCAGCGCACAGTTGACACATTACAAAGCTATCGCTATACGGTTACTAACTTTAAATCTGTAATAGATTTTTCCCATTTCCTTATGGAGGAAAATCAGCAGGTTGATTGCCTGATTTTAGAAGCTGGGCCATCTGCTATCGATGTCATCCAGTATCTTCGAGAACAGTCAATCTTCTTGCCTACGGTTGTGATTGTGCCAGAACAACCCCAAGCTCCTGTTACCGATCCCTACCACGAGGCAATGGTACAACTATCGACATCGCACCTTAATCAGGTTGCTGACTATATCGACCGCGCGATCGCTCAGTTCTTGCAACTGTCCCCAACTGCCAACGACCCCATCCCTAACCCGGTCAAAGACTCATTGTTGCAACAGCAGCGGCAGCTTGCAGAAAAATTAAAGGAACGGCTAGGGTATCTTGGCGTTTACTATAAACGGGATCCTCGAAACTTCTTGCGGCATTTGCCTGTTGACGAACAGCACAAATTGCTGAATCAACTAAAACAGGCCTATCGTGAGATTGTATTAACCTATTTCTCTGAGGCGAATAGCGTTCTCAACCAAAAAATTGATGCCTTAGTAAACACTGCCTTCTTTGCTGATGTCTCGGTGTCTCGGCTGATGGAGATTCATATGGATCTAATGGATGAATTTTCTAAGCAATTAAAATTAGAGGGACGAAGTGAAGAGGTTCTACTAGACTACCGCTTAACTCTGATTGATATTATTGCCCACTTGTGCGAGATGTATCGTCGTTCAATTCCTAGAGAATCTTAA
- the kaiC gene encoding circadian clock protein KaiC, protein MVTSNNHNHGIEHSDYTGVQKIRTTIEGFDDISHGGLPAGRTTLVSGTSGTGKTLFAVQFLYTGITQFNEPGIFVTFEESPTDIIKNARSFGWDLQGLIDDGKLFILDASPDPEGQDIVGNFDLSALIERIQYAIRKYKAKRVSIDSVTAVFQQYDAASVVRREIFRLVARLKQVGATTVMTTERVEEYGQIARFGVEEFVSDNVVIVRNVLEGERRRRTIEILKLRGTTHMKGEYPFTITNQGINIFPLGAMRLTQRSSNVRVKSGVETLDKMCGGGFFKDSIILATGATGTGKTLLVSKFLQEGCIQGERAILFAYEESRAQLSRNAYSWGIDFEDLEQKGLLKIICAYPESAGLEDHLQIIKSEIAEFKPSRIAIDSLSALARGVSNNAFRQFVIGVTGFAKQEEITGFFTNTTDQFMGSHSITDSHISTITDTIIMLQYVEIRGEMSRAINVFKMRGSWHDKGIREYTISADGPEIKDSFRQFERIITGSPSRIAVDEKSELSRIVRGVQEKEGETGL, encoded by the coding sequence ATGGTGACTAGCAATAATCATAATCACGGGATAGAGCACTCAGATTACACAGGTGTCCAAAAGATCCGCACAACAATCGAAGGCTTTGACGACATTAGCCATGGTGGTCTCCCCGCTGGCAGAACCACACTAGTTAGCGGCACCTCCGGTACCGGCAAGACCCTCTTTGCCGTGCAATTTCTCTACACAGGCATTACCCAGTTCAACGAACCTGGTATTTTTGTCACCTTTGAGGAGTCGCCAACGGATATTATTAAGAATGCTCGCAGCTTTGGCTGGGACTTACAGGGGCTAATCGATGACGGCAAGCTATTTATCTTGGATGCGTCGCCTGATCCAGAGGGCCAAGATATTGTAGGCAACTTTGACTTGTCAGCCTTGATTGAACGGATTCAGTATGCTATCCGTAAGTACAAGGCTAAGCGGGTGTCGATCGACTCAGTAACTGCCGTCTTTCAACAGTATGATGCCGCCTCTGTAGTTCGACGAGAGATTTTTCGCCTAGTAGCTCGTTTGAAGCAGGTGGGCGCTACCACGGTGATGACGACTGAGCGCGTCGAGGAATATGGGCAAATTGCCCGCTTTGGGGTAGAGGAGTTTGTATCAGACAATGTGGTGATTGTGCGCAATGTTCTGGAGGGAGAACGTCGCCGCCGCACGATCGAGATCCTCAAACTGCGGGGCACTACCCACATGAAAGGTGAATATCCCTTCACCATCACTAACCAAGGCATCAATATCTTCCCACTGGGTGCAATGCGCCTAACTCAGCGATCGTCCAATGTCCGCGTCAAGTCAGGAGTGGAAACCTTGGACAAAATGTGTGGTGGCGGCTTTTTCAAAGATTCAATTATCTTGGCAACGGGTGCTACAGGTACAGGCAAAACCCTATTGGTCAGCAAGTTTTTGCAAGAGGGATGCATCCAGGGAGAAAGGGCCATTCTGTTTGCCTACGAAGAGTCTCGCGCCCAGTTATCTCGCAACGCCTACTCTTGGGGGATTGACTTTGAAGATTTAGAACAGAAGGGTTTGTTGAAAATCATCTGTGCTTATCCAGAGTCGGCTGGTTTGGAAGATCACCTACAAATTATCAAATCGGAAATTGCTGAGTTTAAGCCTAGTCGCATTGCGATCGACTCCCTTTCCGCCCTTGCTCGCGGTGTTAGCAACAATGCATTTCGCCAGTTTGTTATTGGGGTCACAGGCTTTGCTAAGCAGGAAGAAATCACTGGCTTCTTCACCAACACTACTGATCAGTTTATGGGATCCCACTCCATTACTGATTCTCACATCTCCACGATTACAGATACCATCATCATGCTGCAATATGTAGAAATTCGAGGAGAGATGTCCCGTGCCATTAATGTCTTTAAGATGCGAGGCTCGTGGCACGACAAGGGCATTCGTGAATATACAATCAGTGCAGACGGGCCAGAAATCAAAGATTCCTTCCGTCAATTTGAACGCATTATTACGGGTTCTCCCAGCCGTATTGCTGTAGATGAGAAGAGTGAACTGTCCCGAATCGTCCGGGGTGTTCAAGAAAAAGAGGGGGAAACAGGGCTGTAG
- the kaiB gene encoding circadian clock protein KaiB — protein sequence MNPTRKTYILKLYVAGNTPNSVRALKTLNDILEQEFQGVYALKVIDVLKNPQLAEEDKILATPTLAKILPPPVRKIIGDLSDRERVLIGLDLLYDELRDDEAES from the coding sequence ATGAATCCAACTCGAAAAACCTATATTCTCAAGCTTTATGTCGCAGGGAATACTCCTAACTCTGTACGTGCATTGAAGACGTTGAATGATATCTTAGAGCAAGAATTTCAGGGGGTTTATGCTCTGAAGGTGATTGACGTGCTCAAGAATCCACAACTAGCTGAAGAAGACAAGATTCTGGCAACGCCAACCCTAGCTAAGATATTACCGCCGCCAGTGCGTAAGATTATTGGTGATTTGTCTGATCGTGAACGTGTCTTGATTGGACTAGACCTTCTGTATGATGAACTACGGGATGATGAGGCAGAGAGCTAA